A portion of the Pleuronectes platessa chromosome 15, fPlePla1.1, whole genome shotgun sequence genome contains these proteins:
- the ovca2 gene encoding esterase OVCA2: MAPLRVLCVHGYRQNASSFREKTGALRKLLKKHVELVYVSAPHSVHQVRSEEAPERENASGPVPGGDEDPRGWWFSDVQARSFSAQQQCEESLGLDESVAVVREAVKVQGPFDGILGFSQGAAFVAMLCSLQEQKLEPEFNFRFAVLVAGFPSACKEHQRFYSAPLQIPSLHVFGLEDRVIPDNMSRELLPSFQQPQVLTHPGGHFVPAASAHRQTYQDFLKSFQ, encoded by the exons ATGGCCCCTCTCCGGGTTCTGTGTGTTCACGGTTACCGACAGAACGCCAGCTCGTTCCGGGAGAAGACGGGAGCTCTGCGGAAGCTGCTGAAGAAACACGTGGAGCTGGTTTATGTGAGCGCGCCTCACAGTGTCCATCAGGTCAGAAGTGAAG AAGCTCCGGAAAGGGAGAATGCTTCAGGTCCTGTCCCCGGAGGAGACGAGGACCCCAGGGGCTGGTGGTTTTCTGACGTCCAGGCTCGGAGCTTCAGTGCTCAGCAGCAGTGCGAGGAAAGCCTGGGGCTCGACGAGAGTGTGGCGGTTGTTAGAGAAGCTGTGAAAGTCCAGGGTCCGTTTGACGGCATCCTGGGCTTCAGTCAGGGAGCCGCCTTCGTGGCCATGCTGTGTTCTCTTCAGGAGCAAAAACTGGAGCCGGAGTTCAACTTCCGCTTCGCCGTCCTCGTCGCCGGTTTCCCCAGCGCATGCAAGGAGCACCAGAGGTTCTACAGCGCTCCCCTTCAGATCCCGtccctgcatgtgtttggactggaGGACCGAGTCATCCCTGACAACATGAGCAGGGagctcctcccctccttccagCAGCCTCAGGTCCTGACGCATCCCGGTGGCCATTTTgttcctgctgcttctgctcaCAGACAAACGTACCAGGACTTTCTCAAGAGCTTCCAGTGA